The genomic interval TTGGGTCACCAAAGGACCAGCTGTTAGATAGCAGATCAGGATGCCGCATTTCTCCCCAGTTTTCGCTGAGCTAAGCAGTCCTGTCTTCCCAAGAGCTACCGCAGCGGGGAGCTTTCAGGGCGTGCCCCCACTCCACCTTCCAACGCCTGGCACCCCCGGGTTCCCAATTTCTGTATCCGTAAACTACTCTCTTTTTATACCAGAAAAGTCAGGCATAGAGGAAGGAACTCTTGCGCAAggtcatttttcattaaaaactcCCAAACCAAAACCCCCATACCCAGTACCCACCCATTCGTTCTTTCATTTTGCAGCGTGGACAACAATAGAGGACTACAACTCCCAGGGAGGACTGCGCTCGTCCCGCCGAGCAGGGACCAATGGACGTCTGATACATGACCAGCACGGACTAATCAGGGCCAGCCTCGGTGAGGCTTTGTCTCCCCACCACCTCGCGGGGCGCGTTCTCCCGCCTCCCGGCCCCCGCGCACGCGCGCCCCGCCCTGCCCGCCTTTCCTCCCgcgccctcccctctcctttctccctctcagaACCTTCCTGCCGCCGAGTTCGGACCTCGCTGCTCCAACCTCTGGGCCCCGTCCCATCCTTCCAGCCTGCGACCAGCAGCAGAGAAAAACTAATTACGTATCATTTTCTTGCCCCGTACACACTTGTGAGGCGagcaaaaagattacaataaattttaaaaatgagggaaatCGTGCACATCCAGGCCGGTCAGTGTGGCAATCAGATCGGTGCCAAGGTAAGGATTTTTAACCTTTtgactatatttatttttgagaagaaaaaaatccaggtaAATTATGACGAATGGCTGTGGGACATTCGCATCCTCCATTCTTAGTCAGGCTTTACCCCTTAAaagttgtatgtatatataatacacatttgTATTATGCAAAGCTGGGATTTGCTTTTGAAAAATGGGGAATTTTTCTTGGCAGGCTTATTTTGGGGAAGCTGTTAAAAGCACCCTTCAGGTTTAGGGGGCGGGAAAACCGAGTTTctgtaaaattttacttaaaaagggCATCTGCTAACGGTCCGGGGAGCGAGGGAGATGCGGAAACGGCCCGAGACAAAGCGAGATGAGGTTTTCCCCATGTGCATCCCCTTTGGCGGGGCTTCGGAGGGCTGAGCCGGAGGGGGAAGGGGCGAGGCTGGCGGGCAGCTGCAGAGAGGTCAGATCCAAATGTGGGGGACGCGATGCGCCAGGGTGGGCTGCAGTACGCGATATCCTTTACGAAAGATAGGTGTCTCCGGGCACCCGCGATCCCCAAGGGGCGGTCCCCCAGTTTTTCGTGCATGGAAGGCTAATATGTGCTGGActaatttcagtttctttcatttgcCCTTAACCGAGACCCTTTTAGGGCGTGAACAGATATGGAGAAAGAGCTAGGGGAAAGGGGGagtgctttttttaaaagggCTCCTCAGGGCCAAAGAGTaggacaaaggaagaaaaacctcATTTAAAGCAAGGGGGTTAAAATTAAAagctagagaagaaataaaattccgAGGCCAAGggggaggctttttttttcctttgcgcgCGGTTACAGTGtagcgggggaggggcggggaggaagCGCGGCTGCTACGTTAGAGCAGAAGGGCGGGACCCGGGCGCCCTGGCGCGCTGGGACAATGCGGCCGGGCCAGCCCGCTGGGGGCGCGCGAGCCCGAGCCAAGTCCCGCCCTTACCGCGCGGAATTTGCGCTCCGGCCCCGCCCACGCGCGGTGCCTCCCTTTGTCGGCGCCTACGCGCGCGCCTGCGCCGCGGTCACGTGCCGGGCGGGGTGGGCGCCTGCGGCAGTGGCTCCTTTCTCCGGCCCCCAGCTCTTTGTGCCCTGcgaggggggggggcggggaggtgcGCTTCTCCGAGCAAGTCGGCCGCCTCCATCTACCCACCTCGGTGCCTGCGATCGCCGGGACCTTCCACAGCATCTCATCACATCCCAAGCAGTGAAAGCTGCAGTTTTCCCGCGTGTGCAGGTGTTTAGGGGAAGGGTGTGGCAGGCAGAAGGAATGCCAGGCCCTAGGGGAGGGCCCGCCACAGGcgtatctgaaattaaaatggcGGTAGAGGGCGTATAATTGGCTGCAACCTGAGCTGTTGAGGACCCGTTGCTCTCCCCCGGCAGTTCTGGGAGGTGATCAGTGATGAACATGGCATCGACCCCACCGGCACCTATCATGGGGATAGCGACCTGCAGCTGGACCGCATCTCCGTGTACTACAATGAAGCCACAGGTGAGGGCAGGAGGCCGTGAATCACGGGTCCCATCACTCCCACTTCTCTGGGGTCTCTGCCTCCCTGGGAAACCCTTTATCCCCTTTGAATGAATCCATTCTCTCCCTTTGGAGCCGTTTCTTCATTTCCCCCATCGGGGCTCAAAAGTGGCTctgctgccacctggtggcagTGCCTGGAATCACAAGTTTGGGTCCCCGGCTGCCTCCCCGCCCCAAAATATTTACCTATATGTCGGTCAGTTTTTACAACGCTACTTTATTCCCTGTAGGTGGCAAATATGTTCCTCGTGCTATCTTGGTGGATCTAGAACCCGGGACCATGGACTCTGTTCGCTCAGGGCCTTTTGGTCAGATCTTCAGACCAGACAACTTTGTTTTTGGTGAGTTACACAGAAAATAGTAGATACTTGTTCAAGTTATTTGGGTGCAGCAAGAGTTAGGAAATGATTGTACTGAAGAACTTATACAGGGCTGTGTTTTGAAATCTAACGGAGGATAGAGGTAGTGACTGCTTTAAATAGTAAACTGGGGGGGAGCGACAGGTGTACcacaggggagggagagaagatacATCCACTGGCATTACTCCAAAAGTTGAAAAGCAGAAATGTGGCCATGTATCTTCCACACTTTACTAACCAAGCTTGCCTTCTGACCCCATTGCAGGTCAGTCTGGGGCAGGCAACAACTGGGCCAAGGGCCACTATACAGAGGGGGCCGAGCTGGTCGACTCGGTCCTGGATGTGGTTCGGAAGGAGGCTGAGAGCTGTGACTGCCTGCAGGGCTTCCAGCTGACCCACTCGCTGGGCGGGGGCACGGGCTCTGGAATGGGCACCTTGCTCATCAGCAAGATCCGTGAAGAGTATCCTGACCGCATCATGAACACCTTCAGTGTGGTGCCCTCACCCAAAGTGTCCGACACCGTGGTGGAGCCCTACAATGCCACCCTGTCCGTCCATCAGCTGGTGGAGAACACTGATGAGACCTACTGCATTGACAACGAGGCCCTTTACGACATCTGCTTCCGCACCCTCAAGCTGACCACGCCAACCTACGGGGACCTGAACCACCTCGTCTCGGCCACCATGAGTGGTGTCACCACCTGCCTTCGCTTCCCTGGCCAGCTCAATGCTGACCTCCGCAAGCTGGCAGTCAACATGGTGCCCTTCCCACGTCTCCACTTTTTCATGCCTGGCTTTGCTCCTCTAACCAGCCGTGGAAGCCAGCAGTATCGGGCCCTCACTGTGCCGGAGCTCACCCAGCAGGTCTTCGATGCCAAGAACATGATGGCTGCCTGTGACCCCCGCCATGGCCGGTACCTCACCGTGGCTGCTGTCTTCCGTGGGCGGATGTCCATGAAGGAGGTCGATGAGCAGATGCTCAACGTGCAGAACAAGAACAGCAGCTACTTCGTGGAATGGATCCCCAACAATGTCAAGACGGCCGTCTGCGACATCCCACCCCGTGGCCTCAAGATGGCGGTCACCTTCATTGGAAACAGCACAGCCATCCAGGAGCTGTTCAAGCGCATCTCAGAGCAGTTCACTGCCATGTTCCGCCGGAAGGCCTTCCTCCACTGGTACACAGGTGAGGGCATGGACGAGATGGAGTTCACCGAGGCTGAGAGCAACATGAACGACCTCGTCTCCGAGTACCAGCAGTACCAGGATGCCACcgcagaagaggaggaggatttCGGTGAGGAGGCCGAAGAGGAAGCCTAAGGCCGAGTGCCCACCACCTCAGGCTTCTCAGTCCCCTCTGCCTTCTTCCTCAGCcgcccctttcctctccctcagaATTCGCGTTTTctgcctatctttttttttcttttttgggggggggttctagaacagtgcctggcacataataggcgctcaataaatatctgttgtttgttgaatgtctcctctctctttccactTTGGGGAACCTAGATTTCTGCCATTCTGGGTAACCCTGTATTTCCTTCTGGTGCCCACTCCTCCCATCTGTCCAGTTAACATTTCCCTCTCTGTTTTCAAGATAAACTCTCAAGAAGCTGAGTCTCATCAAATCCCATTCAGAACCATGTGCTGATAATCCGGATAGGTGACCGCCATCCTAGGCCCATGTGGTAGCCCAGGGGAAAGGAAACGAAGCAGCAGGTAGAAGTCCCtactgggaaggggtggggtttT from Delphinus delphis chromosome 10, mDelDel1.2, whole genome shotgun sequence carries:
- the TUBB gene encoding tubulin beta chain, which translates into the protein MREIVHIQAGQCGNQIGAKFWEVISDEHGIDPTGTYHGDSDLQLDRISVYYNEATGGKYVPRAILVDLEPGTMDSVRSGPFGQIFRPDNFVFGQSGAGNNWAKGHYTEGAELVDSVLDVVRKEAESCDCLQGFQLTHSLGGGTGSGMGTLLISKIREEYPDRIMNTFSVVPSPKVSDTVVEPYNATLSVHQLVENTDETYCIDNEALYDICFRTLKLTTPTYGDLNHLVSATMSGVTTCLRFPGQLNADLRKLAVNMVPFPRLHFFMPGFAPLTSRGSQQYRALTVPELTQQVFDAKNMMAACDPRHGRYLTVAAVFRGRMSMKEVDEQMLNVQNKNSSYFVEWIPNNVKTAVCDIPPRGLKMAVTFIGNSTAIQELFKRISEQFTAMFRRKAFLHWYTGEGMDEMEFTEAESNMNDLVSEYQQYQDATAEEEEDFGEEAEEEA